GAATCATATCTATATAAAAGGGAAGGATTGGTGGCAATATAAAGCACCACAGGACTGTACATGGTACTGGAAGAAGATATGTGATATTAAAAGTAGATTTGAAACTGGATTTGAACAAAAAGGCTGGAAAGGAATGAGTAAACAATACAGAGTGAAAGATGGATATAAATGGAGAAGAGGAGAAGTACCTAAATGGCCATATGCTAGATGGATCTGGAGCAGACTGAATGTGCCAAAACGTTGCTTCATAAGGTGGCTGATTATGAGACACAGATTGCTTACAAGAGATCGACTACACATGATAGGTGTAAGCCAGGAGAAGACATGCCTTCTATGTGGTATGCATGATGAAACAATCCAGCACTTATACTTTGAGTGCCAATTCTCAAGAAGAACTGTGGAGGAATTATGCATATGGCTGGGTTTAAAGATCAACCATTTAGATCAGCACAACATATGGAGGAAGATAAGAAGAGGCATCAAAGGAAGAATATGCAGAGGATTTGGTGCTGCCATCATAGTAGCAGTCATGTATGGAATATGGAAAGCAAGAAATGAAGCTTTATGGAACCAAAAAGTGCCAATACCAGGAAAGATGTGACAGAGTATCAAAGAGGATAGCAAGCACATAATTCAATTGATTGGTGACAATAGGAAAAATAGGAAAGAAAAGGAATGGATAAACCTCTTGTATAGATAGTATACTATAGAGCAAACCTACCTAGTAGGGATGCATAGAAGTAAGCTAAAGTAGAATAGCTTATAGTTATAGTTGGTTACAAATTGTAAATATTCTTGTCAGGTGGAGATCAATAAAGTTttctttcaccaaaaaaaaaatattgtttgatgtagtgtattaaaaattaaaatgcattgcataatttttaagaaaattagtCGTTTACTAAAATAAACTCCATATTCTttagctttaagggactttaaagataattttgtctttaatcatgctaatgcatgcattaatagccttggtatttCTAACACCATGGTTTACTATGCATTATTTACCCATAGAATAATACCAAATAGGTTATATAATTAATAATTGCATTAGTACCACATATATGTTAAAAAATGTACCAAAGAAGAAAAACATACCCTAAGACGTTATTTTCTCTAATAATCGTGCCACCCTAAGACGTTATGTAAGAAGCCACTTGGATGCATTTAGCCATTTGTGCATTAACGCGTAGGAGAATGTGAAccgaataaactatttttgacaTGCCCACTAGGTGTCCGTTGACGATGCATGTGGCCAGCGTCAGAACCCCCTTCTCCTGCATCTATATATatttcttgaatggctttgatcaGCTTCATCACTAGCTAGTAGGGAAAACCCAGAATAGACTGTACAAACTATCTTCAATTTGTAGAACTCTCTCAGAAACATCCTTCTGTTCTGTGAAAATGATATTACCATTAATATTTCTCTGTTGTGTTTTTCATTTAGTTTCAGCTCAACTTCGAGTTGGCTTTTACAATTCTACGTGTCCACAAGCTGAAACTATTGTTCGACAAGCTGTGCAAAAGCAGTTCAATAGCGACCGTTCCATCACTGCAGCTCTGCTTCGCATGCATTTTCATGACTGCTTTGTGAGAGTAAGTGTAGTACTTCAAGTTTTACTTTTTCTTCTCTAACTGCTACTCCCTCCGTTTAGAAATAGAATGAATCTTTAATTTTACTATTTAAAAAATCAAATAAGGTTTTTTTGATCCTGTTTTTTTGCTAATATTTTAGATCAATTCGTATactggaaataaattaatttaacttCGTACTCCGAAAAGCTTCAAACAAATTAAAACGGGGAATGGCTTTCTTGATCAAATAGACTCGCACAACCTTCTTTTAGCGTTCTCCTCCAACACCCACGACCATATTTATCATTTCGTGGTGGGCTCTTATATTGTCGGGTAAATTGCATCAATGATCATTCAAGTTAAGCTTGTAATACAAAAGTCTTTTTCGCAGAAGCTCATTCCTATATATAAGAAATACGTAATAATCATATTTCACGTCGATAATCATTTGATCTCCCGCAACTCACACAAGAAAAGATACTAAATTATACTTAAAACCATGCACTTTTTCTCATTTATCAAtttactttgtattatttttATACAATGTCTATGTATCTATATACATATAGTGTGTAGAAAAAAAATGTATTTACttacaaaatgaaaaatatataattgAGAAACAGTGACGAATAGCACCCCGTACAAAACAGTACCTCTACCTGGTTCTATGCAAGCATTATTCCAGAGTTAATGCGCAGAGAGCAATATCTCGTATATTCATTTTATCGTTAGAGGCACTTTCACCTGGAAATGGAAAATATATTTTGCCAACATCGTTTCCCATTGCTCGTAATTTTAATTGTTAGAATATATTTTCTATTTTGTATTCAAGATACTTATAAATTCAAAAAATTGCTTCTAATTGTGCTTGTTTACGTAACGTAAAACTGAACTTCAGGGTTGTGATGCATCCATACTTATAAAGTCAACAAAGTCTAAGCAATCGGAAAGAAACGCTGGACCAAATCAAACAGTACGAGGTTTCGAGCTTATAGATAATATTAAAAAAAGCATAGAAATATCATGTCCATCAACTGTTTCATGCGCTGACATAATAACACTAGCAACCCGGGATGCAGTAGCGCTAGCTGGAGGTCCTACCTATGCCATTCCAACTGGAAGGAGAGATGGCCTGGTTTCAAATGCAGCAGATGTAAACTTGCCAGGTCCATCATTTACAGTTCCACAAGCCCTCCAATCGTTCACAAACAAAGGGCTGTCCTTAAATGATATGGTGACCCTATTAGGAGCTCACACTGTCGGAGTTGCACACTGTAATTTTTTCCAAAATAGGCTTTCTCCGGTACCTGATAACACCATGGATCCTACTTTGGCTGCCCAACTCTTGAAAACTTGTTCGAAAAGCACCGCAACAGCGTTTTTGGATCAGAATACATCTTTCACGATAGACAACCAGTTCTTTAGACAGATTATGTTAAAAAAAGGCATTCTGAAGATTGATCAAGAGCTTACCTTGGATAAGTCTAGTGCTTCAATTGTTTCAGGTTTTGCTTCCAACGAGAATACCTTCAGACAGAGTTTCGCAAATGCAATGATAAAAATGGCAAGTATTGATATTCTCGTTGGACGCGCTGGAGAAATTAGAAATAATTGTGGGGTCTTTAACCCGCCAAATCAGAAGGGTCACAAGGTTCTTTAGGAAGCATAGGTTATGATATAGTATGTTTGAAAAGAATTTTATTTTCCCGAAAGTAGTAGGTGCATGTTTTGCATTATTTTAAGGTAATTGTAAAATATCTAGGCATTATCGTTTCGTATTATCTAGGCACAATTATATATTGAGAAAAAGACACTAAGAACTCTTTTAAGAACTTTATGATCAAAATGTTTTCTTTTTTGAAAAGGTAAAATACATACCTTACCCGTCGACCTTGTCTCCACATCCCTCTTATACACCTCTTAAATACGGGAATAATATTACACATCAAAACTTTTAAAGGTGTATCAATTACACATCACTTCGATATTTGACCACATCTGCTTAAAAATTGCTCTTACACGCGCCAATCAACATCTGACACGTGTCAAATcggaacaaaaaaaatgaaaaaaacctATGCCCTCCCCACCCCCCAAAACCCCCTCTTCTCATCttcccaaagaaaaaaaaatacagaaaagaaACCCCCCTCCTCATCTTCCCAACTCCATCATCTTCTTCACCACCACCATACTACCACCAACCCTTCCACCGCAAGAACTTTCTTCCCTAACTATAAATTCAATTCTTTACTTATTTTTAACAAGTTTTAACAACATCCATTACAAATCATTATACAAAATTCAAATTCAACTTCAAACCCAAAGCTTCAAACTTGTTAATGGTGCTTTTTTAAATTTTATCAAAATTAATTACCTAAGTAAATTTTTACTCAACAATAATCATGAATTCAAACTAATTTTCTAGGTCATggaataccaaaatcaacaaaacCCGATTAAATTTTCAAGCTTTTTCAAAAAGTCAATAATGATGATTTTTACAATACCCAATAGCtcctatgttttttttttcttaatcatGGGAGTTGGAGAGACAAAACATGAGGGGTGGATAAAACTAGGATAGAGGTTGGGGAAGAAGACGAAACGGGAGGGGGGGGGGTTAGGAAATGCTGGGGTTTGGGGTTGGGGAAGAAGACATGATtatattttgttttctttaatttgaaaaggaaatagttaaaaaaaaggaaatttttttaaaaaaaacataatttCAGGTGAATGTTTTAGTTTTCGCGCGCCTCTTTTATGTGTAATACACGTGTGTGACACATAGCACAAGAGGTGTGTAATTGACACACTTTTAAAAGTTTTAGTGTGTAATGCTATTCCT
This genomic stretch from Nicotiana sylvestris chromosome 9, ASM39365v2, whole genome shotgun sequence harbors:
- the LOC104214989 gene encoding peroxidase 44-like; translated protein: MILPLIFLCCVFHLVSAQLRVGFYNSTCPQAETIVRQAVQKQFNSDRSITAALLRMHFHDCFVRGCDASILIKSTKSKQSERNAGPNQTVRGFELIDNIKKSIEISCPSTVSCADIITLATRDAVALAGGPTYAIPTGRRDGLVSNAADVNLPGPSFTVPQALQSFTNKGLSLNDMVTLLGAHTVGVAHCNFFQNRLSPVPDNTMDPTLAAQLLKTCSKSTATAFLDQNTSFTIDNQFFRQIMLKKGILKIDQELTLDKSSASIVSGFASNENTFRQSFANAMIKMASIDILVGRAGEIRNNCGVFNPPNQKGHKVL